Proteins encoded together in one Streptomyces sp. NA04227 window:
- the rplO gene encoding 50S ribosomal protein L15 codes for MAEQNPLKIHNLRPAPGAKTAKTRVGRGEASKGKTAGRGTKGTKARYQVPERFEGGQMPLHMRLPKLKGFKNPFKTEYQVVNLDKLSALYPEGGEVTVADLVDKGAVRKNSLVKVLGQGEISVALQVTVDAVSGSAKEKIAAAGGTVTELV; via the coding sequence ATGGCGGAGCAGAACCCGCTCAAGATCCACAACCTCCGTCCCGCCCCGGGTGCCAAGACCGCCAAGACCCGTGTCGGTCGTGGTGAGGCCTCGAAGGGTAAGACGGCCGGTCGTGGTACCAAGGGTACGAAGGCCCGTTACCAGGTTCCGGAGCGCTTCGAGGGTGGCCAGATGCCCCTCCACATGCGTCTTCCGAAGCTGAAGGGCTTCAAGAACCCGTTCAAGACCGAGTACCAGGTCGTGAACCTGGACAAGCTCTCCGCGCTCTACCCCGAGGGCGGAGAGGTCACCGTTGCCGACCTGGTCGACAAGGGTGCGGTCCGTAAGAACAGCCTCGTCAAGGTCCTCGGCCAGGGCGAGATCTCGGTGGCGCTGCAGGTGACGGTGGATGCCGTCTCCGGCTCCGCCAAGGAGAAGATCGCCGCTGCCGGCGGCACCGTCACCGAGCTCGTCTGA
- the secY gene encoding preprotein translocase subunit SecY, producing MLTAFARAFKTPDLRKKLLFTLGIIVLYRVGTHVPIPGVDYQNVQTCMEDAKANSGLFGLVNMFSGGALLQITIFALGIMPYITASIILQLLTVVIPRLEALKKEGQAGTAKITQYTRYLTVALAILQGTGLVATARSGQLFSGCRVAGEIVPDQSIFVTITMVITMTAGTAMVMWLGELITDRGIGNGMSILMFISIAATFPSALWAIKEQGDLAGGWIEFGTVVLVGLVMVGLVVFVEQAQRRIPVQYAKRMIGRRSYGGTSTYIPLKVNQAGVIPVIFASSLLYIPALISQFSSEDSSWKRWIDQNLTQGDHPIYITMYFLLIVFFAFFYVAISFNPDEVADNMKKYGGFIPGIRAGRPTAEYLSYVLNRITWPGSLYLGLIALVPTMALVGFGANQNFPFGGTSILIIVGVGLETVKQIESQLQQRNYEGFLR from the coding sequence GTGCTCACCGCGTTCGCCCGGGCGTTCAAGACGCCCGACCTGCGCAAGAAGCTGCTGTTCACACTGGGCATCATTGTCCTGTACCGGGTCGGTACGCACGTACCCATTCCAGGTGTGGACTACCAGAACGTCCAGACCTGTATGGAGGACGCGAAGGCCAACAGCGGCCTCTTCGGTCTGGTCAACATGTTCAGTGGCGGCGCATTGCTGCAGATCACGATCTTCGCGCTGGGCATCATGCCGTACATCACGGCGAGCATCATCCTTCAGTTGCTGACCGTGGTGATCCCACGCCTGGAGGCCCTCAAGAAGGAGGGGCAGGCGGGTACCGCGAAGATCACGCAGTACACCCGTTATCTGACGGTCGCGCTCGCGATCCTGCAGGGCACCGGCCTGGTGGCCACCGCCCGCAGTGGTCAGCTCTTCTCCGGTTGCCGCGTCGCCGGTGAGATCGTGCCGGACCAGTCGATCTTCGTGACCATCACCATGGTCATCACCATGACCGCGGGTACCGCGATGGTCATGTGGCTCGGTGAGCTCATCACCGACCGCGGTATCGGCAACGGCATGTCCATCCTGATGTTCATCTCGATCGCCGCGACCTTCCCGAGCGCCCTGTGGGCCATCAAGGAGCAGGGCGATCTCGCGGGCGGCTGGATCGAGTTCGGCACCGTGGTCCTGGTCGGCCTGGTCATGGTCGGCCTGGTGGTCTTCGTCGAGCAGGCCCAGCGCCGGATTCCGGTGCAGTACGCGAAGCGGATGATCGGCCGCAGGTCCTACGGCGGTACGTCCACCTACATCCCGTTGAAGGTGAATCAGGCGGGTGTGATTCCTGTCATCTTCGCCTCTTCGCTGCTCTACATCCCGGCTTTGATTTCTCAGTTCTCCAGCGAGGATTCGAGCTGGAAGCGGTGGATCGACCAGAACCTGACCCAGGGCGACCACCCGATTTACATCACTATGTACTTCTTGTTGATCGTGTTCTTCGCCTTCTTCTATGTGGCGATCTCGTTCAACCCCGACGAAGTCGCGGACAACATGAAGAAGTATGGTGGCTTCATCCCGGGCATCCGGGCTGGCCGACCGACCGCTGAGTATCTGAGCTACGTACTCAACCGGATCACCTGGCCGGGTTCGCTGTATCTGGGCCTGATCGCTCTTGTGCCGACGATGGCGTTGGTTGGTTTCGGGGCAAACCAGAACTTCCCGTTCGGTGGGACGAGCATCCTGATCATCGTGGGTGTCGGTCTCGAGACGGTGAAGCAGATCGAGAGCCAGCTCCAGCAGCGCAATTACGAAGGGTTCCTCCGCTGA